The DNA sequence AAGAATTAAGTGAAAGCAAATTTTTAATACTTGTTTCAAAACCCTGTTAGAACAACCCAACTAAACTCCATCCGAAAAGGGTGCACTAAGGCTGCCCTGTCCTAAACAGAGTGCCCTGTCCTTAGGCTACAACTtagacaaggaaataaaagctgTCGTAATACAAAACTAGGataaataggggctcctgggtggctcagtcggttgagcgccgacttcggctcaggtcacgatctcgcggtccgtgagttccagccccgcatcgggcccctgtgttgacagctcagagcccggagcctgtttcagattctgtgtctccctctctctgaccctcccccgttcatgctctgtctctctctgtctcaaaaataaataaacgttaaaaaaaaaaattaaaaaaaaactaggataAATAACAATGTTGGAcagattaaaaattcaaaagtctTCCCTAAGGGCATCCAGGAAAAAGGAATTTAACAAGGAAAATGTTCCATTTTTAGGCTAAAAATAAACCACCCCAACTGTTTAAACCCAGGATAAAGGAAATTTATTGTAGCAGTTAATTGTGAGAAACCTGTCTGAGGATTTTAGCCGTCAGCAAGAAGACATATGTAGAAGCATTCGATTCTAAACGCTGGATTTTAAGAGAATGGAtgaaatgcaaactggagcaTAAAGTGAGGAACAGGACTCAAAATAGGGAACGTTCAACAGAGCCAGCATGAGAGAGGGCTCTCAACAATTAGAAATAGAGGCTCCTGAGCCAGTCGGCCTGCGTATGGTACACTGCTCTACCAGTTACCGGCCAAGCAGCCTGAGGAAGTACCTACTCTCCGTGCCACAGtctcttcatccataaaatgaaaagaacagtACTAACCTCACAGAAGtgtcatgaggattaaaggagTTCACTAAAGCAGAAAGAgtccctggcacacaggaagtgcCCAGTAAGTGTTAGAGATTGTTCATACCATCATGACCCTTAGAAAAAGATAAACCTTAAGTTGTTGActtaattcaacaaacacttattcaGTGCTTTTCATGGCTACAAGAGTACAGTGAACTAGGTTCTGCAGTGCACACACGCACCCcataatatatgtatacgtaCTTACATAGATTAACATTACGTGTGTGCATAGGTAGATGTAAGTATCTATACCAGGAATGCCTCAGAACTCATAATTGAATGTGAAAGGCCCTATCAATCACTTAAGGCAGACAGTAACGCCTGGCAAGagagttaaaaatatattaagtgaagACTGGAGAAAAAATGTGAGAGGCCCTCATATAACAATAtactgaaagagagaaagttaTATGATGTCCCAAAGGGTAAAACTAAGAACAATGAGGGGtgtttacagaaaacaaattccCTATCAACTGAAAAAATTAACTGTATCAATTAAACCTATCTGGAATGGGAAGCAAGAGGCCCTGAGCTGTATGTATGGAAATGAAGTGACTTCCCAGAAACTCCATCCCATCCCTTCTGTTTACTGATGAGCTCAAGTGCAGCCCAGAGACAGAGTCTCAGGTTTCCTAATTCTACTTGACCATTCTCTCCATGATTCCACAATTCCAGAGCTGGTATTGCTCACTAGTAGTAGAACAGAGATTTCTCAAGTGATGGAGGAGATTCGAGAGACTTGATCCTTTTCAGGCCTAACTTTCTCTGATCTCACGGTATCTCTTCGTGGCACTTCTGCTTAATAACTATAATAACCTACTTAAGAACTCCATCTCACAATATATTCAGTCACTTATCATTTAGAAGACAACTTCCACCAGCATCTACATCAACAGCATCTAGTACTTAAAAGATGTATAGTTTACAAAACATGTGTAAATAATTGCTTCAAACCTCTCCATCCCATAAAATAAGCCCAATAGGTATTACTACTTCTAAATGGCGCTGAAGttcagagattaaataaatacaaaagcatCAAAGAGGAAATGAGTACTGCAACTCATACTAAGTCTTTACACCAAACTAAAATGCCTAAAACTGACTACTCTCATTGCTCACTGCCATTAGGTTTCTCCATAACTTATAATcaatctgaaaagaaaagcatttaggAAAGAATAAAGTAATCCCAGTTTGTCagtgctttcttttcctctctaagACACTAAAGGGTTAAGAAACCCTCCATTAGTACCAGCGGCTCATGGCAGTCACAACTTCCATTTCAGTCACAACTTCCATTTCATCGTCTTACCCCAACTGTTTTTTAGGGTTTTACATGACTTAAGCCATTAATCTTTACCATAACCCAAATAAAAGCTATTAGCCTTATGGAATAAAATGGGCACAGAGAAGCTGAGTAAACTGCCCAAGGTCATGACAGCTATTAAGTAACAAAAGAGAGGATTTGAACCTAAGAGATCAGTCTAGAGTCTGAATTCTATCACTGTAGTGACTTTCACAGGGGGAGCATTTCCTCTGCACTTTAAAAACCAACAACTTAATATACAGCATAAAGAAGACTTAAATTTGAATACTGGTTCTGTCACTTGCTTGGTCACAAACTGTTTTTAACTCACTTTCGTGAccctttaaaattgtatttataaaagaaaattgtacCTATCTCAGAGTTGCTAATAAAGACTGTATAACACATAAAATCACTCTGAATTatcaggtactcaataaatagcaGCAGACTCTAGCAGCATTAAAAAGTCAAAGCACATACCTGTGTATTAACAACATCGCAGGCTGTCAACTCAaatgatttcagtttttattctatACTAGATACTGTCTATTTCAAAAAGTTTACTTACACAATGATGTTATTAATAGGGATATGGATCAATTTCACAAAAAAGCCAATGAATCCCATTATAGCAAATCCTATTGCTGTTGCCATGGCAATCTTCTGGAATTCTggatttaaaaacacaaaatttagatAATTTTTACATTGACATTgcaaatataggagaaaaaattAGCAGCAATATAAATAAGCTTACTGGTGTACACTTCTCCAGAGAGTGAACATATCATTTTAAGTTAAACAAAACATggtattattaataaatatttgcttgacaaattttttaattttcttctttgatatttaAGGACACATAGAAATAAAGTGTATGCGTGCCCATGCTAGTGATTCCATCAACAAGCAGCAAAATAGTCTAACTTCTTATCAAATGACcagaatatcaaaagaaaaaaaaaaaaaaaagaaagaaaaagataaaggaaacacGGATAACAGAAATATACAGCATCCATCTCAAAATTTGTTACACTGTTAAAAGGAttaattataggggtgcctgggtggctcagtcgattaagcctccaacttcagctcaggtcacgatctcacagttcatggtttcgagccctgcatcaggctctgtgcttgacagctcagagcctggagtctgcttcagattctgtgtctccccctctctctctgcccctcccctgcgtacgcgctctctaatttaaaaaaaagtattaattataaaaacataaaacatgatttttaatgaaCAATAGAGCTGTTGTCTTTGATATCATAATGAAGCCAGGAATAAGGCTTGAGAAATCAAGCTGGGCTGGGCACAATCTGAAAACAGGTTTCAGACCATAGTAATGTTCCATTTAATGTTATTTCCTCAGGGAAGCCCCCGTGCCCTCCTGACTTGGTTAGTCCTACTATTATGTGTTGTCCATACTTCTATTTGTCTTTCACGGTAATTACCGCAGAAGTAATTAGAGTTATAATTGCCATTACTGGTTCATGACTATATTCCCTGAAAGATTCTACACTACACAAGAACATGGACAGGTCTctattacatatgtgtatatatttattacgctacatatatattatattctgttATATTCCCAGGTGCTAACTCGGGAAACACTCAAATGAATAAAGGTACACCATTTCTGGTGCACCTTTTTACAGATGAATCATGATAAACAAAGTTTAACTTAGTAGATCGATAACAACTATACTGTTGATTTCAtgttaaggttttgttttggggggaggaaaTGGGGGCAGCAACAGAGAAGGGAAGACTCCAAAAGATCTTTCGGAGTGGAAATGTGGAAGACACTGACACCTAAAACTCTAAAGTCATTAAATACCACTAAGGCAAACCTAACATGAAACACAAGGCTGTGATAAATTATCTTTCAccatttgaaaatacataaaacgGAAAAATCTGTAAAGTGTAAAAAAGTgtacaaaatttagaaaatggcagtattaaaatacaataaagcaaaatgaatCGCTAAAAATGATGACAGAATAATGCAACAGCTATTAAGCAGAAAGATACCAATCAAAGAAAAGATTTAGCAAATGTAAAGGTTtaatcttttctcccattttaaagCTATTACCTTTTCTATCAGGTTTAGTGCACCTTTTGACCAGCCGAATTGAGTCCTTCACAAACTGCCGACTCGGCTCAACAAACTGCATTACCTGATCCATgatgcctatttaaaaaaaacaaaaaagtaagatGCTCACTGGTATTGGTTATCATCAAATCAGCACTTCATCagttatatcaaaatataaaggaaactAGTCATGAATTCATGTCTGATACGAGTCAATTCCatctcataaaacaaaacaaaacaatacagacTCCAAGACAAAACGGACATTATTTTTTCGTTAACTCCGGCATCAGATCAAAAGCTATAAAACAAGCACAGGTCTCACCTCCAGGATTATCACTGACACAGGACACATGCTCCTAACATGACAAGTTAAGCACTTAACACATCCATTCCTTTCCCACTCTGCAGTCTTCTCATTGTTCCTGCTACGGAACCAACAATTTGGGGATCCAAcaagtattttccatattttattttaaactctcaGAAACCAGTGTCAAGTGTAGTGAAGGCCAACTGTGACGCTGCAAGAATCTAGCCTAGGGGCAACGTGGACTTCAATCTGATTGTTCTAAACCACAGCCACATAACACTTTCAGAAAAGAGTATTTTTGTGTGGAACAGATCTATCAAATCTTCAAAACCACAAAGATTGACTAAACCAAGATCCAGACTCTCAGAAGCTATTACCTGAACTCCAGACCTTTAGGTAGGACACACCTTTTAAGAAAACAGCGCTATATACTTCATCAGCTAGATTCTTCTGAGGAATCTACTGCCCAATAGAAATGTCACCCAATCTTAGCTTTGAGAGCTTACTACTTGCATTTTACCCTACCTCCAGCCCTTTGAACAGTGGTCAGGCACatgataataaatttttgttacaTCAAGGAATGAGTACCATTGGAAGAGCAGGTGGTGGTTCAAATTCCTGTCTAGGAAATATAACCTTCCTAAGCTCCAGTTTCCTCACCCGGCGCGGGCAGCTGGAATAAAATTCTATAAACATTCTAGGCCAAGTACATTGGGTGCCTCCAAAAACACAGCAATGCCTGTTTCCTTAGTACTTCACTTAACTTTGTTCTTCAAATCCAGCGGGCTTAAACTTTATAGATGTCGTGATGAAAGCTAAAAACTtttctccatgaaaaaaaaaaaaaggcacaatgCGTAAAACACTGTTCACTTTCAGGGGAAAGGATCCAGTAACTTGCTATGATCTCTCGATCTAGAATCTAGACAACCCTCTCACTTTACCCTATAGACGTGGTGGCAGGGCCAGGGCTAAACAGAACTCTTCCAAGGCAGGACACTACACACAAACTCCCAAAGCCTAAGGGAACTCCAGCGGCAGGCCATCATCTCTGACCAGAGCACAGAAGACACCGGCAGCCCCCTAACAGAGTAAAACCTGCACACCGAGGTGGCCCAGGACGAGCAGCCAGAAAGCCGAAGCCTGGGCCAGGACTTTAGGGGCTGAAGGAGCAAGGGCTGTCCAAAGCCACACTCCTTCGGAACCTCGGGAGGTCGCGGCCCCGGGCCTTTACTTCCACAGCAGGCCGTGCGAGGAGGTTCGTGGGCAGCCGGGGGCGCTAGACCGCCCAGAACGGAGAGCCTCCCGGAGAGGGCCGCCGGCTCGCCCACGCCCGTCGCCCCCACTAGTCACAAAGGATTCATCCCCAAGCCcaccaagagacagatgctcacCTGCCCGGCAAACTCTTAGACGCCAGCGACACGTAGCACAAAAGCGGACTGACCAAGGACGGCCGGAACCGGAAACCGAGTCTCTGGCCTATGGCCCACCCACTCCCCCGTTCATTGGTCCTTTACGCAGAAACATCAGTGCGCAGGCGCAGCTCGCCGGGCAGTTTGGACACACATCCCGGAAGAGGTGCGCTGCGGGGGTAGCTGACGTGAGCGGTTTGGGagtttggctttcttttctgcAGTTTGAGTGTGGCGTCTGCCGGGTTCTTCCCTGGCTAACTCCCCTGTTCCCCCAGCAGGCCGATCTCACACTATTCGCGTTCACAGCAAGAGGCCCCTTCGGCCTTGCGCGGTACCTGTTCTATTACACACGAATTGGGTAAATCTCTGCTAAATGGATTCCATTTGAGGGGATGATTTCTGATAGAAGTTTCTGTTTTCTGCAGTTCATCTTGGTCGTGTATCTCCTGACTGTCCATACTTTCTGGATGCATTTAATTTTATTGGTCAAAATGAAGCTTATAAACAAACCAATCATATGACCGACCTAGCTTGAAATGGTCTCCAACCCCCAAAGCTGGCTTTCCTCTGGTTATCAGTCTTGGGACTATATCTAGAATTGAATCCATCATTAGGTGTACTCtaggtttgatttggtttggagAAGTGGTTATAATGTATGTATGGTATCTGACTAGGCTTTTCTGAAAATACTATGAACTCAGATATTTGGTGGTAATAGGTGAGCTTGTCAACTTGTGATTTTGTATTTAGAATGAATCATTATTTGGACAGTTATTTGAGCACCTATAAACAATTATTGAGTACTGTGTAATTACTGTGGTCTAGTTAAGGGAATTTACAGTGCAAGGAGAAAGACAAGGTATAAGTTAGTATAAATGGTATAGAACAAATAAAGACGGGGCGATGTTGTgaatagaaaaacagagagaaaagatggtAGGATAAAGACAGAATTCCCTTAGATGGTCACTGTAAGGATACTAAGGAGATGATATGTGGGCTGAAATCTTAAGGATGAAGAATTATTCAGACACACCCAGGTCtgttcagaatttaaaaatgactgtTAGGCTAAGGCAAAGTATCCATATGAACTTTGTCACATGTATGAACCACCTGTAAATGCAGTGTATGGAGAAGGTTTTAAATACTTAGGCTTATGACCTGTAACCCATTGAATCAGTATCTGGAGGTTTAGggattaaaaatctgtatttaaggGGCATTGGGTGAcgcggttggttaagtgtccgacttccactcaggtcatgatctcaaggttcgtgagttcgccacccctcaggctctgtgctgacagctcagagcctggagccttcttcggattctgtgtctccctctttctctgccccgcccccactcatgctatttctcaaaaataaataaacattaaaaaaatttttaatctatatttaaaagaaaaagtattaggAGATTTTAGGTACTGAAGTTTCTAGCACTGATAATTTTAGCACCCCTCTGAATTCAATATTCTGTCAGCTGCTCCTgagttatatttatttctcaggCACCAAGGTACCCTTACCCTGCTCCACTTTTAGGATAAGAGAGCTAAGAGGTGGCACAGACCTCGGGGCTCTGAAAACTGTCTTACTCTGCTTCACTTCCAACACATCCTGTAGTCAAATGTCCTATGAAACAAGTATCAACAGACTCCAGTATTTTGCTTTGACATGGGACAAAAATCATAATCATGTATCATCATATTTGGAAAACGTAGGATCTTACCTAGAAGGAAAGTGCCACCCATCACCCGAACAAATGTATATAACAGACCACTGAGCATTATGGACCACCACATTGAACCATTCGGTTTTTGATATCTACGTGAGTATTATGTTTGTATAGCCACACATAAGCAATTAGAGTTTCTCCTTGAATCCAGAACTTATGGACATAGATTTTGGAAGTGCCAAATGTCATACAGTGACAATAGAGCCATGGAAAGTGGTGAACAGAACTCTACTATTGCAATATTCTTACATTTCTCATGAAGTGGTATAGTACTGTGTTAAGAATGAaaccactaggggcgcctgggtggctcagtccattaaaatgccagctcttgattttggctcaagtctttttttttttttaatttttttttttcaatgtttatttatttttgggacagagagagacagagcatgaacgggggaggggcagagagagagggagacacagaatcggaaacaggctccaggctctgagccatcagcccagagcccgacgcggggctcgaactcacggaccgcgagatcgtgacctggctgaagtcggacgcttaaccgactgcgccacccaggcgcccctcaagtcttAATCTCATAGTTGTCAGATCCATCCCAGAGTCACACCCCGCCTCCACTGCGCTGGGCAGAACCTGCCTaagaatctctccctctctctcttttccttccctgccctctctctctcaaaaaaaaacaaaacaaaacaaaaacaaaaaacacaaaacaaaaaactgcaacCACTTTAAATAACTGTAAAgtgagaaaattagagaaagacaaatatcatgtgacttgactcatatggaatttaagatacaaaacagatgaacataagggaaggaaggaaaaataatataaaaacaggaaggggacaaaacgtaagagacttaagtatagagaataaactgaggattgctggagggattatgggtgggggcatgggctaaatgggtcaggggcattaaggaagacgcTTGCTGGCATAAGCATTGGaggttatacataggggatgaatcactggaatctactcctgaaatcattattgcactatctgctaactaacttggatgtaaatttaaaaaattaaaagaacacaaTTTGCCCAAAAGGAGGCAGGAAAAGGTGAAcaggcaacaacaaaaaagcaaaacagtaaaaaaaaaaaacaacaaaacagaagaactaAATATAAGCACATTTATAATTGTATTACATCTAAATGTAATTTCTAGGTTTAAAaattccccttaaaaaaaaagtcaaagtggGTTTAAAACCCAAAGATTTGGCTATTATGCTGATTGCATGgatgcactttaaatataaaggcatAAGTTGCGAGTAAATAGaagttgaaaacaataaaacaatatcGGAATTTGTTACTGGGGCTTATTGAGAGCAGATAATATTAGATAATGTAGATTTTAACAACAGGAATTACTGGagataaaaagtaacattttgtaATGATTAAAGGTTATTTCATCAGGAAGTTATATTCGTCATAAATTTGTGTGCCCTTAATAACTGAGCTTCAAATGTCATgaaacaaaaagtaacaaaaagacaaatctacAAACAAGTAAGAGATTTTCACAATCTTCTTTCAGCACTTCACGGAATTAGGCAAAAAAAGAACagtcagtgaagaaattgaagatctGACATTATCAACCACCATGACCTAACTATGAATGGagcagtacccccccccccaaagctgcAGGTACATTCTCTCCAAGTGCACACGGTACTTCCAGATAGAACATATGGGACCGTAAAAGAagtcttaaatataaaaaaatattcgAATCATACATGGGTTTTCTCTGACCACTGTGGAATTAAGTCTGTAACAACCAGATAGCCAGATAAATCCAAGTACTGAGAAATAGTGTTCTTCTAAATAaatcatgggtcaaagaagaaatcacaagggaaatttgAACATAGCTTGAACTGAATGTTAATGAGAATGTGGTATATGAAATCTCAAGATGCTACTACACACCCACAAGGATGGTTAAAAAGGTTGATAACATCAAATTTGGGCATAAACAGAAATCAA is a window from the Leopardus geoffroyi isolate Oge1 chromosome A2, O.geoffroyi_Oge1_pat1.0, whole genome shotgun sequence genome containing:
- the SEC61G gene encoding protein transport protein Sec61 subunit gamma encodes the protein MDQVMQFVEPSRQFVKDSIRLVKRCTKPDRKEFQKIAMATAIGFAIMGFIGFFVKLIHIPINNIIVGG
- the LOC123607236 gene encoding translation initiation factor IF-2-like, giving the protein MRKTLFTFRGKDPSKTCTPRWPRTSSQKAEAWARTLGAEGARAVQSHTPSEPREVAAPGLYFHSRPCEEVRGQPGALDRPERRASRRGPPARPRPSPPLVTKDSSPSPPRDRCSPARQTLRRQRHVAQKRTDQGRPEPETESLAYGPPTPPFIGPLRRNISAQAQLAGQFGHTSRKRCAAGVADVSGLGVWLSFLQFECGVCRVLPWLTPLFPQQADLTLFAFTARGPFGLARYLFYYTRIGILPRRKVPPITRTNVYNRPLSIMDHHIEPFGF